The Akkermansiaceae bacterium genome segment CACCGAGATCAACCCGGCGACCTATGAGAAGGAAATCTGCGCCGCACGGACCTTCGTCTATTACGAGGACGTGAAGCCGCTGCTCGAAAAGGGCCTCATCAAGGGCGGCTCGCTCGAAAGCGCCGTGGTCATCCGTGGCAACGAGGTGATGTCCAAGGAAGCCCTCCGCTTCAACAACGAGTTCGCCCGCCACAAGGCGCTCGACCTCATCGGCGACCTCATGCTTTCCGGCAAGCGGATCCTCGGCCATGTCATCGCCGTGAAGCCGGGCCACGGCCCGAACACGCAGATGGCCGCGAAGCTGAAGACGGAATACGCGCGCATGCGCTCCATGGTGCCAACCGCCGTCACCATCCCGGATGCGGAGAGCGTCCTGGACATCAACGAGGTGCTCAACATCCTGCCTCACCGCTATCCTTTCCTGATGGTGGACCGCGTGGTGGACTTCGAGGAGAACAAGTGTGTGGCGATCAAGAATGTCACCATCAACGAGCCGTTTTTCCAAGGCCACTTCCCGGGCCACCCGATCATGCCCGGCGTGCTCCAACTGGAGGCGATGGCCCAGGTTTCCTCCATCCTCATGCTCCGCAAGCCGGAGAACGCCGGCAAGATCGGCTACTTCATGAGCGCGGACAGCGTGAAATGGCGCCGCCCGGTGATGCCCG includes the following:
- a CDS encoding bifunctional UDP-3-O-[3-hydroxymyristoyl] N-acetylglucosamine deacetylase/3-hydroxyacyl-ACP dehydratase, translated to MSAAVQHTLAGSATLEGTSLHTGEKVTLTLKPAPEGHGFKFRRIDLPDQPFINADVDKVQTVERATTLAEGSVKVHTVEHVISALTGMGVDNALIEMDANEPPIGDGSSLPFVELIKKAGIVPQNALRKIWEIREPIHLETGDGTLITIVPSKTFRVSVTNVGPEGRFTQYFSTEINPATYEKEICAARTFVYYEDVKPLLEKGLIKGGSLESAVVIRGNEVMSKEALRFNNEFARHKALDLIGDLMLSGKRILGHVIAVKPGHGPNTQMAAKLKTEYARMRSMVPTAVTIPDAESVLDINEVLNILPHRYPFLMVDRVVDFEENKCVAIKNVTINEPFFQGHFPGHPIMPGVLQLEAMAQVSSILMLRKPENAGKIGYFMSADSVKWRRPVMPGDTVVIESDIMKIRGAIGQTKCRCLVNGEVVSEAELKFALMDR